A window of Ignavibacterium sp. contains these coding sequences:
- a CDS encoding radical SAM protein, which produces MDTLNHLDYYRLPWNLTDNSISWLEPTSKCNLYCEGCYRKNEKDGHKSLDEIKKDLDVFTSLRKSDGISIAGGDPLTHPDILDIVAEIRRRDLKPIINTNGLALTKDLIKKLKKAGVFGFTFHIDSKQNRPGWKGKNEIELNELRYHYAKMLAEEGNISCAFNSTVYDDTKHFIPEMLKWAHKNIDIVQVMVFILYRAVNNKDFDYFVGTKKIDMNQLVYNEDLDSRADLKAPEIVEIIRKEYPDFDPCAYLNGSEKPDSFKWLLTGRLGTKQKIYGYLGAKSIEAIQMFNHLLYGRYLAYASPKDTRRGKSILLLSAFDKKLRKVFRSFYKNPFNLFRKLYYQSVMIIQPVDFLQDGRQNMCDGCPDITVWNGQLVWSCRMEEQLNFGMNVKAYPKGLMN; this is translated from the coding sequence ATGGATACATTAAATCACCTTGATTACTATCGTCTTCCATGGAATCTCACCGATAATTCAATCTCCTGGCTGGAACCAACATCAAAATGTAATCTTTATTGCGAAGGTTGTTACAGAAAAAACGAGAAAGATGGACATAAATCACTTGATGAAATTAAAAAGGATCTTGATGTGTTCACCTCTCTCAGAAAGTCTGATGGAATTTCCATTGCTGGTGGTGATCCATTAACTCATCCCGACATACTTGACATTGTTGCTGAAATAAGAAGAAGAGATCTCAAACCAATAATCAACACAAACGGATTAGCTTTAACAAAAGACTTGATAAAGAAATTGAAAAAAGCTGGAGTTTTTGGTTTTACATTTCATATTGACAGCAAACAAAATCGTCCGGGCTGGAAAGGAAAAAATGAAATTGAGCTGAATGAGTTGAGATATCATTATGCAAAGATGCTTGCAGAAGAAGGAAATATTTCCTGTGCATTCAACTCAACAGTTTATGATGATACAAAACATTTTATACCTGAAATGTTGAAATGGGCGCATAAGAATATTGACATAGTACAGGTAATGGTGTTTATACTTTATCGTGCTGTAAACAATAAAGATTTTGATTATTTCGTTGGAACAAAAAAAATTGATATGAATCAATTAGTTTATAATGAAGATCTTGATTCAAGAGCTGACTTAAAAGCTCCGGAGATTGTTGAGATTATCAGAAAAGAGTATCCTGATTTTGATCCTTGCGCATATCTAAATGGTTCTGAAAAACCTGATTCATTCAAATGGTTATTGACTGGAAGACTTGGTACAAAGCAGAAAATCTACGGCTATCTCGGTGCAAAATCTATTGAAGCGATTCAGATGTTTAATCATCTTTTATACGGAAGATATCTTGCTTACGCTTCTCCAAAAGACACACGCAGAGGGAAATCAATTTTGTTATTGAGTGCTTTTGATAAAAAATTAAGAAAAGTATTCAGGAGTTTTTATAAAAATCCTTTTAACTTGTTCAGAAAGCTTTACTATCAATCAGTAATGATTATTCAACCTGTAGATTTTCTTCAGGATGGCAGACAAAATATGTGTGATGGTTGTCCTGATATTACCGTTTGGAATGGTCAACTTGTTTGGTCTTGCAGGATGGAAGAACAATTAAATTTCGGAATGAATGTAAAAGCTTATCCAAAAGGATTGATGAACTAA
- a CDS encoding C1 family peptidase, protein MLKQLFILLLVFSFIAFPQVKDKAVFTESKPGFYQEMMKEIEAFNQKEKQKRKSFKLDFSSYKNLPKSLDEFKYYWFNEPISQGQTGTCWSFSTTSFYESEVYRLHNKKVKLSEMFTAYWEYVEKAKRYIRERGDSFFGEGSEANAVTRIYKTYGAVPEEVYNGLLPGQKHHDHRAMFNEMENYLKSCKQNNMWNEEEAVENIQAILNHYMGEPPATFTYEGKTYNPKSFLKDYLKLNMDDYVDILSYMQQPYWQQVEYEVPDNWWHNKDYYNVPLDDFMNAIKSAIKNGFTIAIGGDVSEPGYDSWTKCAVVPTFDIPAEYIDENARQFRFSNETTTDDHGIHLVGYKEQDGKMWFLIKDSGAGARNVEPVGYYFYHEDYVKLKIMDFLVHKDAVKDLLAKFSH, encoded by the coding sequence ATGCTGAAGCAATTATTTATTCTTTTACTGGTCTTTTCATTTATCGCTTTTCCGCAAGTAAAGGATAAAGCCGTATTTACCGAATCAAAACCCGGTTTCTATCAGGAGATGATGAAAGAGATTGAAGCTTTCAATCAAAAAGAAAAGCAAAAAAGAAAATCATTCAAACTGGATTTCAGTTCTTATAAAAATCTTCCTAAATCACTTGATGAATTCAAATATTATTGGTTTAATGAACCTATTTCACAAGGTCAGACCGGAACCTGCTGGTCTTTTTCTACAACTTCTTTTTATGAATCTGAGGTTTATCGTCTTCACAATAAAAAAGTAAAATTATCCGAAATGTTTACTGCTTACTGGGAGTATGTTGAGAAAGCTAAAAGATATATTCGGGAACGCGGTGATTCGTTTTTCGGTGAAGGCAGTGAAGCAAATGCTGTAACTAGAATTTATAAAACTTATGGAGCTGTTCCTGAAGAGGTTTACAACGGATTACTTCCCGGTCAGAAACATCACGATCATCGTGCAATGTTCAATGAAATGGAAAATTATTTAAAGAGCTGCAAACAAAATAATATGTGGAATGAAGAAGAAGCAGTTGAAAATATTCAGGCAATATTGAATCATTATATGGGTGAACCTCCTGCAACTTTTACTTATGAAGGGAAAACATATAATCCAAAATCTTTTCTGAAAGATTATCTGAAACTAAATATGGATGATTATGTTGATATTCTTTCCTATATGCAACAACCATACTGGCAACAGGTTGAGTACGAAGTTCCAGATAACTGGTGGCACAATAAAGATTATTACAATGTTCCATTAGATGATTTTATGAATGCAATTAAATCGGCAATCAAAAATGGATTTACAATTGCAATTGGTGGTGATGTATCAGAGCCAGGTTATGATTCGTGGACAAAATGTGCTGTTGTTCCAACTTTCGATATTCCGGCTGAATACATTGACGAGAATGCAAGACAATTTCGTTTTTCAAATGAAACCACTACCGATGATCACGGAATTCATCTTGTCGGTTATAAAGAGCAGGATGGCAAGATGTGGTTTCTGATTAAAGATTCAGGTGCAGGTGCGAGAAATGTTGAGCCGGTTGGATACTATTTCTACCACGAGGATTATGTTAAACTAAAGATAATGGATTTTCTTGTTCATAAAGATGCAGTGAAAGATTTGCTTGCTAAGTTCAGCCACTAA
- a CDS encoding prephenate dehydrogenase/arogenate dehydrogenase family protein: protein MKISSIGIAGLGLIGGSIAKSLRLEYPELKISAFDFPSVLEKAKQQNVIDESVDDHLELLDDDLIILSLPVFKSLSLFEELYPKLSKHQIIVDVCSVKSLFFESSKRISSKGKYIGLHPMAGKEKNGFDFSDSLLFENAVCFVCDNDNNEITEYVLNFLKCTGLRFTFIDAFLHDKIAAEVSHLPQLLSVALVNEVAKVENNFNFINFAGSGFRDMTRIASSDFKLWEEIIKANKQNIITSLKNIVQRINSISENLASDNFDYLKEQFELANKNRNEIPFNNKGFIQPLFDITVFLEDKAGTLNKLTSVLAKHNLNIKDIELLKIREGSGGNFRLYFDSAESAQRANQILKENNFATNITN from the coding sequence GTGAAAATATCCTCTATTGGTATTGCCGGACTTGGTTTAATTGGTGGTTCAATTGCAAAATCATTACGACTCGAATATCCTGAATTAAAAATTTCTGCTTTTGACTTTCCATCAGTTCTTGAAAAAGCAAAGCAACAAAATGTAATTGATGAATCAGTTGATGATCATTTGGAATTACTGGATGATGATTTAATTATTCTTTCATTACCTGTCTTTAAATCGCTTTCCTTATTTGAAGAATTATATCCAAAATTAAGTAAGCATCAGATTATTGTTGATGTTTGCAGTGTCAAATCACTTTTCTTCGAATCGTCAAAAAGAATTTCAAGTAAAGGAAAGTACATTGGTTTGCATCCAATGGCTGGTAAAGAAAAAAACGGATTTGATTTTTCAGATAGTCTTTTATTTGAAAATGCTGTCTGTTTTGTATGCGATAATGATAATAATGAAATAACTGAGTATGTGTTAAACTTTTTAAAGTGTACCGGACTCCGATTTACTTTTATTGATGCATTTCTACATGATAAAATTGCCGCTGAAGTTTCTCACTTACCTCAGTTACTTTCTGTAGCATTGGTAAATGAAGTTGCAAAGGTTGAAAATAATTTCAACTTTATAAATTTTGCTGGCAGCGGATTCCGTGATATGACAAGAATCGCTTCAAGCGATTTTAAGTTGTGGGAAGAAATTATCAAAGCCAATAAGCAAAACATTATAACATCACTCAAGAACATTGTTCAGCGAATAAATTCAATTTCAGAAAATTTGGCTTCCGATAATTTTGATTATCTGAAAGAGCAATTTGAACTTGCAAACAAAAACAGAAATGAAATTCCTTTTAACAATAAAGGATTTATTCAACCATTGTTTGATATAACTGTTTTCCTGGAAGACAAAGCTGGTACTCTGAATAAATTAACCTCTGTGCTTGCAAAACATAATCTTAATATCAAAGACATTGAGTTGTTGAAAATAAGAGAGGGAAGCGGAGGCAATTTCAGATTATATTTTGACTCCGCTGAATCCGCTCAAAGAGCAAATCAAATACTAAAAGAAAATAATTTTGCCACGAATATCACTAACTAA
- a CDS encoding bifunctional 3-deoxy-7-phosphoheptulonate synthase/chorismate mutase, with the protein MEEKRNRINLIDEQIIKLLAERRNLSKEIAQIKDSSSSEIRDRNREKEVLSHIIKLAKAEGLDTHFISKIFSEIIEDSVNIQKKYFIAKENQSGADILRVAIQGIEGSYSYLAANNFFNDKNLHFVFSKSFDDAIDAVENDEADYAFLPIENTTSGSINEVYDALLKSNLSIVGEEIFKVNHCLLANAETSLKNIKKIFTHYQAARQCSEFLKSLPNVEVEFFEDTAKSVQKIKEEGRKDFAAIASKETAEIFDVVILKEGIANQEGNYTRFWVCAKNPIQVDERIPAKVSLIMATAHKAGSLVEALSVFRDYSVNMTKLQSRPILGNPWEEMFYVDFQGNIKNPRIQDLIDDLGKYTRFLKVLGCYPEKEIERTKVESKDIPVFETFTAEYVSPKKDETKKTKGKISYKLASREYKSEDTIIKVKDITIGGGNFVVIAGPCSVESQEQILSCAKEVKESFAHILRGGCFKPRTSPYAFQGLGFEALDLLKDAGEKFDLPIITEVMSTEQVEKVAEKSDILQIGARNMQNFPLLAEVGKSFRPVLLKRGMMASIDELLNAAEYILAKGNRQVILCERGIRTFETATRNTLDLSAIPVLKELTHLPVVVDPSHAVGERNKVLPLAKAAKAVGADGIMIEIHPEPEKALSDGMQSLYFDQFRILMKEISQ; encoded by the coding sequence ATGGAAGAAAAAAGAAACAGAATAAATCTTATTGATGAACAGATCATTAAACTTCTGGCTGAACGAAGAAATTTAAGTAAAGAAATCGCTCAGATTAAAGATTCATCAAGCAGTGAGATAAGAGATCGCAACAGGGAAAAAGAAGTTCTGTCGCATATAATAAAATTAGCAAAAGCTGAAGGGCTTGATACACATTTCATCTCAAAAATATTCAGTGAGATCATTGAAGACTCAGTGAATATTCAGAAAAAATATTTTATTGCTAAAGAAAATCAATCAGGTGCTGATATTTTGCGAGTCGCTATTCAGGGAATTGAAGGTTCATACAGTTATCTGGCTGCGAATAATTTTTTCAACGATAAAAATCTCCATTTCGTTTTTAGTAAATCGTTTGATGATGCAATTGATGCAGTTGAAAATGATGAAGCCGATTATGCATTTCTGCCAATCGAGAATACGACATCAGGAAGTATCAATGAGGTTTATGATGCCTTGTTGAAAAGTAATCTCTCAATTGTAGGAGAAGAGATTTTTAAAGTTAATCATTGTCTCTTAGCCAATGCAGAAACTTCATTGAAGAATATCAAAAAAATATTTACTCATTATCAGGCAGCGCGGCAGTGTAGTGAGTTTCTTAAATCATTACCAAATGTTGAAGTTGAGTTTTTTGAAGATACCGCAAAGTCAGTACAAAAAATAAAAGAAGAGGGAAGAAAAGACTTTGCGGCAATTGCAAGTAAAGAAACTGCTGAAATATTTGATGTGGTAATTCTGAAAGAAGGAATTGCAAATCAGGAAGGCAACTATACAAGATTCTGGGTCTGTGCAAAAAATCCTATCCAGGTTGATGAAAGGATTCCTGCTAAAGTTTCTTTGATAATGGCAACAGCACATAAAGCCGGCTCACTTGTAGAAGCTTTGTCAGTATTCCGTGATTACAGTGTGAATATGACGAAACTTCAATCACGACCGATTTTAGGAAATCCATGGGAGGAAATGTTTTATGTTGATTTCCAGGGGAATATTAAAAATCCGCGCATCCAGGATTTAATTGATGATCTTGGTAAGTATACACGTTTTCTAAAAGTGCTTGGCTGTTATCCTGAAAAAGAAATTGAGCGAACAAAAGTTGAGAGCAAGGATATTCCTGTGTTTGAAACTTTTACAGCAGAATATGTTAGTCCTAAAAAAGATGAAACCAAAAAGACGAAAGGTAAAATTTCTTATAAGCTCGCAAGTCGTGAATACAAAAGTGAAGACACAATAATTAAAGTGAAAGATATTACTATCGGTGGGGGAAACTTTGTTGTAATCGCCGGACCTTGTTCCGTTGAATCGCAAGAGCAAATCTTAAGTTGTGCAAAAGAAGTTAAAGAATCTTTTGCTCATATTCTTCGCGGAGGATGTTTCAAACCAAGAACTTCTCCTTATGCTTTTCAGGGACTTGGATTTGAAGCTCTCGATTTGCTAAAAGATGCCGGTGAAAAATTTGACCTTCCAATTATCACAGAAGTAATGTCAACTGAGCAAGTAGAAAAAGTTGCTGAGAAATCAGACATACTTCAGATTGGTGCAAGAAATATGCAAAATTTTCCTTTGCTTGCAGAGGTGGGAAAATCATTTCGTCCTGTTTTACTTAAACGAGGTATGATGGCTAGTATTGATGAACTGCTTAATGCCGCAGAGTATATTCTCGCAAAAGGAAACAGACAGGTAATCCTTTGTGAAAGAGGAATAAGAACTTTTGAAACTGCAACAAGAAACACACTTGATTTAAGTGCAATTCCTGTTTTGAAAGAACTAACTCATCTTCCGGTTGTTGTGGATCCTTCACACGCAGTTGGAGAAAGGAATAAAGTTCTTCCGCTTGCAAAAGCTGCAAAAGCGGTCGGTGCAGACGGAATAATGATTGAGATTCATCCTGAACCGGAAAAAGCTCTGAGTGATGGAATGCAATCCCTGTATTTTGATCAATTCAGAATTCTGATGAAGGAAATTTCACAGTGA